The Oncorhynchus masou masou isolate Uvic2021 unplaced genomic scaffold, UVic_Omas_1.1 unplaced_scaffold_1503, whole genome shotgun sequence nucleotide sequence ATCCCACAAAGAGCCACTGGGCTGGAGGACAACGCAGTCTGAATCAGGTACTTATATGAATAAAGACACTGTCATATCACTGAATCTCGGTTTAAATCAGGGTTTAAACAGAACACAGGTCATTACAAGTAAAAACATTCCTCAATTAGGTTTTATTTATTCATCTAATAAAAGAAGTGAAAGACAGTAGAGATATGAACTGGAATCAAAAGTGTGCAGGTTGGAAGACAGTACAGATATAAACTGGTATCAACACTGTGCAGGTTGGGAGACAGTACAGATATAAACTGGTATCAACAGTGTTCAGGTTGGTGTTCAGGTTGGAAGACAGTACAGATATAAACTGGTATCAACAGTGTTCAGGTTGGTGTTCAGGTTGGGAGACAGTACAGATATAAACTGGTATCAACAGTGTGCAGGTTGGGAGACAGTGCAGATATAAACTGGTATCAACAGTGTTCAGGTTGGTGTTCAGGTTGGAAGACAGTACAGATATAAACTGGTATCAACAGTGTTCAGGTTGGAAGACAGTACAGATATGAACTGGTATAAACAGTGTTCAGGTCAGTGATCAGGTTGGAAGACAGTACAGATGTAAACTGGTATCAACAGTGTTCAGATTGGTGTTCAGGTTGGAAGACAGTACAGATATAAACTGGTACCAACAGTGTTCAGGTTGGAAGACAGTACAGATATGAACTGGTATCAACAGTGTTCAGGTTGGAAGACAGAACAGATATAAAGTGTTATCAACAGCGTTCAGGTTGGAAGACAGTACAGATATGAACTGGTATCAACAGTGTTCAGGTCGGAAGACAGTACAGATATAAACTGGTATCAACAGTGTTCAGGCTGGAAGACAGTACAGATATAAACTGGTATCAACAGTGTTCAGGTCGGAAGATTATTGGGTAGTTTTGgttcttcatggaggagattactgagtagttggCCCCCGCGATATGTAACTGTCcagggaagtttggaaccaatatacacaggcagttaggaaagccaaggctagctttttcaaccagaaatttgcatcctgtagcataaactccaaaaagttctgggatacTGTAAAATccgtggagaataagagcacctccatccagctgcccactgctctgaggctaggaaacactgtcacgataaatctacgataatcgagaatttcaagaagcatttttctacggctggccatgctttctacctagctacccctaccccggtcaacagctctgcaccccgcacagcaactttcccaagcctcccccatttctccttcacccatttctccttcacaatctggaccctctctttataGAATTATccaccgcaattgttgcaaccactattacaagcctgttcaacctctctttcgtatcatctgagatccctaaagattggaaagctgccacagtcatccccctcttcaaagggggagacaccctagaCCTAGGGagtctagggagtttttcctaaccaccgtgcttctacacctgcattgcttgctgtttggggttttaggcctggtttctgtacagcactttgagatatcaactgatgtacgaagggctatataaataaatttgatttgatttgatttagacccaaactgttacagacctatatctatcctaccctgccaaGTTTtaattaacaaacagatcaccgaccatgtcgaatcccaccgtaccttctccgctatgcaatttgGTGTCAGAGTTGGTcatggatgcacctcagccacgctcaaggtcctaaacgacatcataaccgccatcgataagagacattactgtgcagccgtattcatcgacctggccaaggcttttgactctgtcaatcaccacattcttatcggcagacaaCAGCCTTGGtgtctcaaatgactgcctcgcctggttcaccaactacttcttagacacagttcagtgtgtcaaattggagggcctgttgtctggacctttggcagtctctatgggggtgccacagggttcaattctcgggccgactcttttctatttatacatcaatgatgtcgctcttgctgctggtgattctctgatccacctctacgtagacgacaccattctgtatacttcggGCCACTccctggacactgtgttaactaacctccaggcgagcttcaatgccatacaactctccttccgtggcctccaactgctcttaaatgcaagtaaaactaaatgcatgcgcttcaaccgatcgctgcccgcacccgcccgcccgactagcatcactactctggatggttctgacttagaatatgtggacaactacttACAACTAGGTGTCTGGTCcttatgggagttgcagcgatgagacaagactataactaccaattggaaaccatgaaattggggagaaaaaaccAACAAGATCAATGATTTGTAAATGAAACCCGTTTTAACAACTCAGTGTGTTGATTCATTATATAAATGAATGACTCGAGTTGACAATGTCTGTCAACTTCAATGGTGTTTATTCATGAATATATACAATCATATGTTTACACACTAGAAAGATATTCTACATTGTTGCTCCAGGGTGTCTTACTGAACATGACCCTGATTAGAGTGAAACGTCATGTGTTTGACACAGGGACCACCTGACACAGGGATACTGAGGTATCATCATGAACCCTaaaccctggatagaggggctcagtgaACGTGGAGGTGAATGTGTGGaggtgggtcagtgtgtcagaggagacTCTGTACaaggacagagtgccggctggccagtccagatacactcctactctgtgggaGCTGGAGGAGGGGACGTCTATGGTAGTGTCATTATTATTGTGACAGGCAATATAACTGTTGTCATAGCAGAACagactccaggacttgtcattgTATCCAATCAAACAGTCATCACTCCTTCCTTTCCTGctgattcctttatatgtcaTTCCTATATCAGCCCctcccccactccactctacctcccagtaacagcgcccagtcagaccctctctacacagcacctggCCACAGtcctcaaatctctctgggtgatcaggatatggctgctcctctctactccatgtcacctttctgttctcctcagacagagagaggagtctgtttactgtgtttgtgtccagtgtgagatcacagacatctgatggatgaaaccagacacaatattagaaatcatcatcattcacattaGAATGTCAACTCACTTTTCACTAATTAATTTAACCTGTTggtgctctgggggcgcaatttcatttttggatgaaaaacgttcccgttttaaacaagatattttgtcacaaaaagatgctcgactatgcatataattgctaccgttcgaaagaaaacactctgacgtgtccagaaatacaaagatcttctctgtgcgtacCCTAAAACGTGAgtttcaggcaaaaccaagatgagatggcatccaggaaatgacaaggatttttgaggctctgtttttcatgatctccttatatggctgtgaacgcaagaggaattagtcaaccctttctgtcgtttccccaaggtgtctgcagcattgtgacttatttgtgggcagatcattggaagattgaccataacagaccacatttaccacgtgtccgccggtgtcctgcgccgaaattggtgcgcaaaagtcacctgccagtatttttccatgggacacagagaggaaagcaagcttccacgaactgcatgtcaatgaagagatatgtgaaaaaacaccttgaggattgattccaaacaacgtttgccatgtttcggtcgatattatgtagttaatccggaaaaagtttcacgttgtaggtgactgcattttcggtttgtttcggtagccagacgcaatgtagaaaacggaacgatttctcctacacacagacgctttcaggaaacactgcgcatttggtatgtgactgagactctcctcattgaaaacatcagaagctcttcaaaggtaaatgattttatttatttggttatctgttttttgtgaaaatgttgcgtgctacatgctacacaaaatgctatgctagctttgcatactcttacacaaattagtcaatttctatggttcaaaggcatattttgaaaatctgagatgacagtgttgttaagaaaaggctaagcttgagagcaaacgcattattttaattttatttgcgattttcagaaatcgttaacgttgcgttatgctaatgagcctgaggctttagtcacaaacccggatccgggttggggagtttcaagaagttaatgtagatgtttctaggtatcaaaaggagaagttaaggtaacttgagacttgttgaatgatcatatgttatactgcatggtaatataaaacacacttattcccattaattacacacacacacacacacacacacacacacacacacacacacacacacacacacacacacacacacacacacacacacacacacacacacacacacacacacacacacacacacacacacacacacactgtcaaagcAACTCTTTGTAAACTTTGATGTCCCAGATTTCTGCTTCTGTAGAACGacagctgatatttaatatgaCCAAGTAAGTAATGATTATGGTCTTTGACTTTGACTTAACTTGAATTAAGACTTATTCTTAGTCATATTCTTCACAGcagtcaacactcacattttcGAAGCCCAGGTTTCATTGTTTTCTAtccaccatgttccacactgtagcggtaagcagaagaacagacagtcattgagtgatacacctgaactcacacactcacacacacacacatgaacattgACATAAATTGAAATAAACCCTCTacatacttgagtttctccagtctgcagtgtggatcctccagtccagcagagagcagtctgactcctgagtctcctgggtgattgtagctcaggtccagctctctcaggtgtgaggggtttgacctcagagctgagaccagagaagcacagccttcctctgtgactagacagcctaatccaagatggcgtagcattTGAACGTTTTTGTTTTTGTCCAGTGTAAATATTATGGGTTTTTTggtatatttttgtatatatttcaatttatttcAATCTCTTATTCCTTTTCCAAATTATATATCccttcctgcaacccgcctcacccccATTACCTGTAGCTGCTTTTAGCCCGGATAATACCTGCTAGTCTGCACAGCGCggtatcaacccagagcatatcaaACTGATTTTCTCCACTACATCACCAGATTCCTGCAGCAAGATCTGGACCATTACACAGGATCATCAccgctagctagctgctaccgagaGGCTCTGCCCCGAAGCTCGCACCAGCTAGCCTCGAGCTAAGCCCATCTCCCGGCGAGCCGAGAAAGTATACCAGCTAACTCTTTGGCTACactacctcttttgccaattggcgaCATGAGCCCCgccaatccatcacgactggtctgccgatgtAATTGTCCAATTGTTTTCAACATGTTTTCCGTTGTGATGCCGCAGAAGAGCCATCTGCTTGTCCAGACCCGCTAGCTTTCTGAACACAGTGTTTCCTGCTCGCCTACCGTAGTAGCGACTAGCGACTACCTGTCTcacctaactgaccctctctgcccattcatcgccttTTACCCGTTGTTGTTGCCTTAGCTGTTTACCCGTTGTTGTTGTTGCCTTAGCTGTTTACCCGTTGTTGTTGTTGCCTTAGCTGTTTACCCGTTGTTGTTGTTGCCTTAGCTGTCTACCCGTTGTTGTTGTTGCCTTAGCTGTTGACCCGTCGTTGTTGCCTTAGCTGTTTACCCGTTGTTGTTGCCTTAGCTGTTAACCCGTTGTTGTTGCCTTAGCTGTTAACCCGTTGTTGTTGTTGCCTTAGATGTTTACCCGTTGTTGTTGCCTTAGCTATTTacccgttgttgttgttgtcttagctgtttaCCCGTTGTTGTTGCCTTAGCTGTTTACCCGTTGTTGTTGCCTTAGCTGTTTacccgttgttgttgttgtcttagctgttaacccgttgttgttgtcttagctgtttaCCCGTTGTTGTTGCCTTAGCTGTTTAcccattgttgttgttgtcttagctgtttacccgttgttgttgtcttagctgtttaCCCGTTGTTGTTGCCTTAGCTGTTTACCCATTGTTGTTGTCTTACCCactgttgtcttagctctcccaatcaacacttgctttatgcctctctctaatgtcaatatgccttgtctactgctgtttattgttattattttattttactgtgGAGCCCCCAGTCCCCCTCAACATGtcttagatagctcttttgtcccaccccccacacatgcggagGCCTTCACgagcttaactggtgcctccagagatgcaacctctctcattgtcactatatgcctaggcttacctccactgtactcacattctaccatacccttgtctgtacatcaTGCCCTGAATCTAtactaccacgcccagaaatctgctccttttattctctgttcccaaccTACTAGACGACCAGTCCTTATAGCCTTTAGCCtcacccttatcctactcctctgttcctctggtaatGTAGAGGTTACCCCCAGTACTACAcccattccccaggcactctcatttgttgcctcctgtaactgtaaaagccttggtttcatgcatgttaacatcagaagtcTCCTCCCTCAGTTAATTTTATTCACTGCTTtcgcacactctgccaaccctgatggcCCAAATTCTAAAATTTCCATCCTCAACTACAACATTTCGAATCAAGATAGAACTGGGGAgaagttgcaatctactgtagagttagcctgcagagttatgttatactatccaggtctgtgcccaaactgtttgagcttctacttttaaaaatccatctttccagaaataagtctctcattgttgctgcttgttatagacccccctcagtccccagctgtgccctggacaccatatgtgaatttatATCCCCCCATCTAACTTCAGAGTTCGTACCGGCCGccctacaatctaagatagatgccctcaatctcacacaaaagATCAAGGAATCTACCAGGTACAAGCCTAAATtggtaaacatgggcaccctcatagatatcatcctgaccaacgtgccctctaaatacacctctgctgtcttcaaccagcgatcactgcctcattgcctgcatccgtaatgggtcagcggtcaaaaacctcccctaatcactgtcaaacgctccctaaaacacttcagcaagcaggcctttctaattgacctgtccggggtatcctggaatgatattgacctcatcccgtcagtagaggatgcctggttgttctttaaaagtgttttcctcaccatcttaaataaacatgccccattcaaaaaaaatgAACTAAGaacagacctgactgcccttgaccagcacaaaaatatcctgtggcgttctgcatgagcatcgaatagcccccgtgatatgcaacttttcaggaaagttaggaaccaatatacacagtcagttaggaaagcaaaggctttttcaaacatacattttcatcctgtagcactaactcCCAAAAgatttgggacactgtaaagtcaatggagaataagagcacctcctcccagctgcccactgcactggggCTAGGAATCACTGTCACCACAGAGAgatctacgataatcgagaagttcaacaagcatttctctacggctggccttgctttccacctggctaccactaccccggccaacagcactgcaccccccacagcaacttgcccaagccccccccagcttctccttcaccaaaatccagatagttgatgttctgaaagagctgcaaaatctggacccctacaaatcagctgggctagacaatctggaccatctctttctaaaatgatcagccgcaattgttgcaacccttattactagtctgttcaacctctctttcatatcgtctgagattcctaaagattggaaagctgccgcggtcatccccctcttcaaagggggttaCACTCTAGACTCAATGTTACATTCGTCGATGGAAGGATCaaaccaaggtgcagcgtggtaggcataCATCTTACTTTATTCAATGAACACtgaaaaaacaacaaatacaaaCAAAATGAAAAGTTTAGTCGGACTAAACAGCACAAAACAAGATCCAACAAACTACAGGTGGGGaaaagctgcctaagtatgatccccaatcagagacaacgatatagacagctgcctctgattgggaaccataccaacaaagaaatagaaaacatagattgcccaACCTAgttacaccctgacctaaccaaatatagatttaaaaggatctctaaggtcagggcgtgacacccaaactgttacagacctacagtggaatttggaagtttacatacaccttagccaaacacatttaagctcagtttttcacaattcctgacatttaattgtagtaaaaattccctgtcttaggtcagttaggatcaccactttattttaaggatgtgaaatgtcagaataatagagagataattatttattttagcttttatttctttcatcacattcccagtgggtcagaagttaaaatacactcaattagtattgaaCATACTTTGTTCtgaaataaatattatagtttgattacattttacgGTATCTTAGGAGTAAAAATAAACGTATTTTGAATTGATGAAACAAAGTTTAGGAGTAGATTgtcagattcctttctctgcatgttgaatgagtggattactcaaatcgatggcgccaactaaactgactttttgggatataaagaaagaTTTTATATAACAAAATTACCCTACATGTTATAgatgggaccctttggatgacaaatcagaggaagattttcaaaaagtaagtgaatatttaatcgctatttcgcTATTTGTGACTTTATGATATCTATAcgggtggaaaaatattttgatgtggggcgccgtcctaaaacaatcacatggcatgctttctctgtaatagctatggtaaatcggacagtgcagttagcaAGAATATAAGCTTTCAACCGAAAtaagacacatactgtatgtacctaaatgtttaatatccgtattatttatgattatttattggAATTGcccgccctccagtttcaccggaagttgtcccgcaAGCGGGATACCTAGCCCGAGGAGGAACCatcttgccaaaactgtagtttgtaaCGAGAAATTTTAGGAGTGGTTGAAAAGTTGGAGTGGTTGGAGTTAAGGAGTGGttggagttttaatgactccaacctaagtgtattttatcttcagacttcaactgtatatccattctgcctaaagtcttcgaaagccaagttattaacaaacagattactgactattttgaatcccaccatacttTCTCCGTTATGCAATCTGGTTTACGAACTGGTcattggtgcacctcagccatgctcaaggtcctaaattatatcataaccgccatcgataaaagacagtactgtgcagccgtcttcattgaccttgccaaggcttttgactctgtcaatcaccgtattcttatcggcagactcaacaaccttggtttctcaaatgactgccttgcctggttcaccaactacttctcagatagagttccgTGTGTCATATCGGATGGCCTGTTGTCCGAACCTTTGGCAGTCTATAAGGGggttccacagggttcaattctcggaccgactcttgtctctgtatatatcaatgatgtaatttacaaaatagcctccaacactctactcagcaaattggatgtagtctatcacattgccatccgttttgtcaccaaagccccatatactacccaccactgcgacctgtatgctctcatcagctggccctcactacatattcgtcgaaCCCATtgtctccaggtcatctataagtcttttctaggtaaagctctgccttatctcagctcactggcataacaacacccaccctgTAGCacttgctccagcaggtatatgttcctggtcacccccaaagccaacaccacctttggccgccttttcttccagctgtctgctgccaatgactggaaggaattgcaaaaatcactgaagttggagacttatatctccctcactaacttaagcatcagctgtgagagcagtttaccgatcactgcagctgtacacagcccatctgtaaatagcccatccaactaccgaCCTCATTCCCATATAGTTGTTTTgctattttgcaccccagtatttcaagttgcacatcatcatctgcacatctattcactccagtgttaatctgctaaattgtaattatttcgcaactatggcttatttattgccttacctcccaaaTCTAATTTAATTTGCTACTGACTGTACGCTTGTCTATCCCATgtggaactctgtgttgttgtctttttgtcacactgcttggctttatcttggtcaggtcacagttgtaaatgagaacttgttctcaactggactacctggttaaataaaggtacattcAAATTTTTAAAATTGTTCATTTAACATCAGTAGTGTAGAAGGACAATGGCAGATGCATTTGGTTTATTCTCTCAAACAACATATAGATTCACCTTCCGTCTCCTAGAATTGTATGGTTATATTGTTATACTAATGTGAACACCAATGCATGGATACAATATGTTACTTTTCTTTAAACTGAATATTTCTTCCTGATGATTCATTCTTATTTGTCATTTTATTTACTCACAGAACAGCTctggaggctttgaccactggcagcagcctcagaagaccttcctctgatctggagtatttcttcaggtcaaacacatccagctccttttctgaagtcagcaacacaaagaccagagctgaCCACTGTACAGGTGATAGGCCGGCTCTAGAGAGACTTCCTGATTTCAGGTAGCTttggatctcctccactagagattggtcattcagttcattcagacagtggatcagattgatgctcctctctggagagggattgtccctgatcttctccttgatgtacttgactgtttcttcatggCTCTGTGAGCTGCTTCTTGTCTTTGTCAATAGACCTCGTAAGTGcttctgattggactccagtgagagGCCCAGAAGGAAGCGGAGGAAAAGGTCCAGGTTTCCCGTCTCACTTTGTAAGGCTTTATCCACAGCACTCTTGTAGACAGTAACTTCAGGCCCGTCTCTGAACTGCAAAGAAAAGTTACTAGACTTTGTTTGTAGTTTTTCCATTAGATTCTCATTGTTGTTGATGAATGAGAGGAACACATATACAGCAgccagaaactcctgaatgctcagatgAACAAAGCAGTACACCTTGACCTGGTACAGCCCACATTCCTCTTTAAAGAGCTGTGTGCACAATCCTGAATACACCGAGGCTTCATTGACATCAATGCCAGCTTCCCTAAGGTCTTCTTCATAGAAAATCAGATTGCCATTCACAAGCTGTTAAAAAGCCAGTTTTCCAAGTGACAGAATGCTCTTTTTTTATTCCAGTGTGGAtctgtctcttctttcccaagatacttttcattcttctgtttggtatgaaacaccacaaggtgtgtgtacatctcagtcagagtcttgGGCATCTCTTCTCTCTGATGTTTCAGCAGTGTTCAAGGACTGTTGCAgaaatccaacagaagactggaatgtggcacatgatgtggaggctccttgatgtctttatgtgtgagatgattctgctggccaggtcctcatcactgaatctcttcctgaagtactcctccttctgtgggtcattgaaccctcgtacctctgtcacctggtcaacacaccctgaagggatcttattggctgctgcaggtcgggtagttatccagaggagagcagagggaagcagatttcccttgatgagagtctaggggcagtcggcactcatccagaccatcaaagatgaacGGAACTTTGTACTTGTCGTAGTTGGAGATTCTTGATTGTTTGGTTTCCTTTGAGAAGTGATTAAGAAGTTTAATTAAAGTGTGTTTGTCCCCTTTCATCAAATTTAGCTCCCGGAAAgggaatgaaaatacaaattggacatcctgatttgcttttccttcagccaaatccagaatgaacttctgcacagagtctgtttttccaatgccagcgactccctttgtcagcacagttctgataggtttgtcttgtccagttaagggtctgaagatgtcgttacatttgattgcagtctctggtcttgcttgtttcctgattgttgtctcaatctgtctcagctcatgttcattattgacctctcctgttccaccctctgtgatgtagagctctgtgtagatcttattgagaagtgttgggtttccttGTTTAGCGATCCCCTCAAATACACATTGAAACTTCTTCTTCAGATTAGATTTGAGTTCACTTTGGAAAATCACAGCAAGCTCATCTGAATCTAGAATGAATCTGAATCTAACACAGAGGATATTAATATCACATCTGTTTTAATGTCTACAGTATTGTCGTACTGTTATAAAGTTTACAATTATTGTAATTTATTCTCTTAACTGACTGTGTAAATGTTTTCATAATTCATTACAGACTGGTGTGACGTAttttattattattggtattattgattgtattattaatgttgtctctctctaaatgaATCACCACAACAC carries:
- the LOC135531051 gene encoding stonustoxin subunit beta-like, which produces MYAYHAAPWFDPSIDEYVCDLTLDTNTVNRLLSLSEENRKVTWSREEQPYPDHPERFEDCGQVLCREGLTGRCYWEVEWSGGGADIGMTYKGISRKGRSDDCLIGYNDKSWSLFCYDNSYIACHNNNDTTIDVPSSSSHRVGVYLDWPAGTLSLYRVSSDTLTHLHTFTSTFTEPLYPGFRVHDDTSVSLCQVVPVSNT